Genomic DNA from Cucumis melo cultivar AY chromosome 10, USDA_Cmelo_AY_1.0, whole genome shotgun sequence:
CTTCATTGTTCAATTTTCGCATACTAGGCTTTATGAAGAGTTTATTCGATCAGATGTATTAACTAAGTCTGAAATTATAGCATTGAAGCATAATTAAGTGGCAAGGATATGATGTATAATcatcttcgttttttttttttagtgttttatatGTTTTAGCTATTACGAGTTGTTTTTGTCGTGTTGTGTTCATAGGGCGGCGTGGACGAGGGTGAAGATCCAAGAAGTGCAGCCATTAGAGAACTTAGAGAAGAAACAGGAGTCAAATCCGCAGACATTATTGCTGAAGTACTATTTCATTGATGCATTCGGTTGTCTTCGCTTGAATATGCATATTCTTCTCTTAAGTGTTCATGAATCAAGTGCTTTTCGTCCTCGTTAAAACTGAAGAAAGTCTATTTTAGGAGTATAGATACTAGATTTTTGCTGTTCAAATGAATTAGATCTCGACAGCATCCAGTTTCTATTGCAGTTAATATGATGGTACGAAAGGAAGTTCACAACTGATCATCACTTTATCGACTGAGGTCTTTGGGTTAGTTTAGAGTGTATTTGATGCTTTTCTTGTTCTTCAACTTTACCATCAAATTTCTAAccatcaatttttaaaaatgagttTGAAACATGACTCAATTTCTGTGCCAACCCGTAACCCATATGTGGTCATAATTTTCTTTAACCTCTGGAGATGGAGGAAGAATATTCTGAACTTTACCAGTAATCTCCCCAGCCCATTGACTTGGTATTTAAAATTCTTCTACCAATTGGCATGTTTCTTTTATGACCCTCTGCAGTATGATTGCTGCACTATAGGTTATGCTGTATTAGTACTTTTAATATGCATATTGTGTACGTTACTAAAATTGTGAATTCCCCTTATATCTTGCTTCTTTCATTTGGGAGTTTCTCCTAAGTAAAAGCCTGTGTTTATCTTATGTGGACACATCAATGAAATATCTTGAATATTGGTTTCTTAAAGTAGGTACCTTATTGGGTGACTTATGACTTCCCACCACAAGTTCGTGAAAAACTTAGGCAACAGTGGGGTTCTGACTGGAAGGGTCAAGCACAGAAGTGGTGAGTTCTATTTTTTATGCAAGCAGTTCTaatttctttcatattctttaGAGCTAAATCTCACTTGACGTATACTGTTTTACATAGTTATTAATACCTCAATGCTGATCGTTTTTGGAAAACAAGGGTAAAAACCTTTGTGCTAAAATTCTGTTTCCTTATTAACTGGAGGCTGGAAAACCGTGCATTATACCAAAGTTACTCAGATCGGGGAGCAAAGCTATGAATTTTTTGTGCGGGGTCTTAGAAATCATACAAGGGCAAAGACCACTTAGACATTCATTTCCTAACGATATGTGTATTTACTGTTAGTTTTCTATTCTATCTGCTGTTCTTATATCACGTTCAAATGTTTGTAAAAAATTAGGTTTCTGCTGAAGCTGACGGGAAGTGATGAAGAGATCAATCTTCTAGGTGATGGGACCGAGAAAGCCGAGTTTGGCGAATGGTCATGGATGTCACCTGAAGAAGTAGTAGAACGTGTGAGTAGACCACCATTACCCTTCTTTATTTAATTCAACAATTGTAAGGTGGGATCGAACCATATTTAATACCTTATCAAATTGACAAACCGTCGTTTAACTGTTTAACTCATCGCCAATCAAATTAAGCAGAGACACTTGGAAAAACAATATGGGTATACAACTTACATTTACCCTCTATCATGCAGGCTGTAGATTTCAAGAAACCTGTATACAAGGACGTGCTAACGGTATTCAAACCCCATCTCGACTGACATTGTTCTGTTTCATAAACATTTATTCTCGTCCCTTTCAATAATGTTGGTTTTACTTGTCCAATGAACTAAATATTTATATACAAGGAAGCCATGTCGAGCTGCGGCGATATATCAAACCAGCTCGATTGGTGGAATTAGTTTTCTTACATGATGGTTAGTTATAGGATCCTTTTTTcccctccctctctctctctctttggaACAAGACTATTGGAAATAAGTTTCATGCTTCATTTTATAGCAAAAAGCTCTCATGTTTGAGAATAAACGATACTTTCTTGAATGGGAACAAGACTTTAGCTAGGATGTGATCGAGCATGATTCAAGccgttttctttttcttttcggGATTTGAGAACTCCTCCGTGACTTTGATACCAATTGATGAGGGCAATAGACGTTTCACATATTTGATAACTCTCGTGTGAGAACTACCAATTGTCTACTAGTATTTAGGCCATAGTTATATACATTTCTTTTTGGAAAAAAGTTGTCCTCTCCCTATAATGTTTGGTTGTGCGCATTGCCACAAGTTTAAGAGCATATTGTTGAGGTACAAGTTTAAGAGCATACGGTATTTTGAGCCAAAACGAGCGTAGTTTGATAGCCTACAACATTATTTTTAACTTCAAAGGTGGAGGctcaattttctttaaaaaagtaTGTATTTTGACAAAAGACTCCTACTAGAAGTACATTATATAGAATAATAGAAAGATGAACCAAATGCttggatttatttatttattattgttgaGAGATTGTTTAAAGAAATGTCATTTTATCATCAGAAATTTGGGAATCTAAATCAGGGAGACCTATGATACTCATTTAAAGAGTGAAGGCTCATATTGTGAACAATGAAACATTATAACGCTGCATTCCCAAACGTTTAACAAAGTGTTTTTATTGACAGTAAAAAATGGGGTAAATTGTTAGTTAAAGATAAGGTTTAAAATGTTGATGGACGATGTAAATATTCACgtcttaattttacaaaattttcaaaaaaattctaaattagtaagtataaaaatatgagaaattataaaaaatagaaccacaaattaatttttctatttttgaaaattttttcaataaatattatattatggtattttaaaaaaaaaaattgacaaattttTTTGAACTTTATAGTAAACATAATCTGTTTATTTAATGTATTTTGTGATTTTTCTACAATATAGTTAAAATATTGATTCACTTAACGTATTGATGTCAAACCTGTGAAAATGTGAAATTATCGATGGCAATTTAAGACTATGACTAAAGCCTCCATTTAGTACTAATAATTTTCACTATTACAAAAACTGACTAATTTCATTTGCAACACTTAgcaattcttttttctttttaagaaaaaaaaatccaagatGATAAACAGAACATAACACAAACAGGAGAAATGGAATCTTGGTTATTATAAACAAATATGATAAATATCATCTCTTCTCGTGAAATATATTTTCTATCTGACGATGAACAATATCGGCAACAATGTCGGGCGAGAATCGATTGATCATGTCCTCCCTTGCCCTTCTTCCTTTATCCTTAGCTTCCTCAACATTAATCGTCACTTCCCTCATTAGAACTTGAAGCTTACTGATGGATGGTTCCGCCCACATATGCCCTTTGAATGGCTCTTCCTTCACTTCACTCATTCTCTCAACCGGCAAGGGATAGCTATTCTCATCTGTCAAAAACTCCGTTGGTCCCGACCAGTTGGTCGCGATCACTGGCAACGACATCGCCATTGCTTCAACGAGTGGCCTTCCCCATCCTTCTCCTCTTGATGGAAGTACAAATGCATCAGCAGCCTTGTAAACTCTAGGCAAATCAGTTTGAGGTATATGAATATCAACCACATAAACAGGAGCCCACCCAGAAAGTGGCATTTGTAAGTCAGAATTTTCTACAAAATCCAAAATCTTATTCCCAAAATCACTTTCAGTATGGTAAGGATTTGTCAATAAAAACAAACCCACTTCATCTTTCTTAGAGAATTCTTTCAAATAAGCTTCCAATAACAAATCCCAACCTTTCCTAAATTCCCATTTAAAGATACTTAGAAACACAAATCTCTTCTTCTCTACTAACCTTACTTCTTCAAAGTTATTGCCTCCTAAAACTAATGTTCCTACAGATTCAAGACTAAATGGTTTGTATTTCAATGGATCAAAGAAATTAACATCAACAGGTTGAACAACTTTCACAATCTTAGAAGGATCAACCCCACTTTCCACaaatgtagagacatgaaattCAGAAGGAACCCAAACATAATCCATTACATTACATCGATTCACATGTTCTTGAGTTACCCTATCAGTTTCAAACATTGTTCTACCAATCACTGACTTGAACTTTCGATAAGCACCTGGTGGGCAAGGCAAAGTTTCAAACAATGGAGGATTCCAAGCACCAGGTTCACTGTGACAAATCACAACAGTTTCATTCATTCTACATCTTGTTCTATGAAGTTCAATAGCCAAATTCCTTACAGATTCCGGTAAGCCTTCCCAAAAGTCGACCGATTCTAGATCACCATGTTGACGAATGACCAAACGAAATCCAGGGTTTGTTATATGATGACGAAGAGCTAAAATGTAGGACCAAGCTTCTGAACTGTACCCACCACCAGAAAGAAATGGGGCCATCCAAAGAACACATAATGGATTAAGACCCGGGGGTTGGTTAGAAGTTTTTAGAAGATTGGTGAGTTTTGAGGATTGGGATTTGTAGAAATTTGTTTTGGGGAAAGCGAAGAAGGAAATTGCTAGAAGGAGAATGAGAATGGATGAGAAGTGGATCGGAGAAAGGTGGCATTTGAAACGGTGAGGTTGGTTGGGATTGGGAAATGGGTGATCGTTGGGGCGGTGATCAGCATCCATGGCGGCGGTGGATTTGGGGAACCATGTGGTTCTCGGATTAAGCGAAAGTAGATTTCTTCAATTATGGCGATGGGGCGAAGAGGAATTTATGACGAATCTCACTTCCTTTTATTGAGTGAAAGATTATTCAATGAGCAAAGAATGTTCTAAATCTTGAAATCATTTAGTAATACAGTAAAAACTAACTATTTAGAGAAAGAAAAACTAACAAAATTTCATTACAAATTGAATGATATAGAGACCAAATTTTGACCTAatataaatttaagaaaaagtaTACAGGGCTATTGTacattgttaaaaatattttataaaatataacaaaattttatccATTATCTATGAATTAAGCTTaattcataattttattgaattatttatacattattttgtttagaaacactaatttgtaattaatttagAACTTTGAGCTACTTAAAACTGAATTCACAGTAAATATCTTATAGATTTAGCTCTTTGCATTTGAACCAGATTTCTAATCAAATCGTTATCGAACCGATTATAATCTAGTATTCAACAAACCTTGACGGTTGAGTAAAAGTTGGTATGTTTAattctttgattttctttttcttttttgaaatttgcCAATTTGAAATTTTCTCACCAACACCAACAAACCCCTCTCTTTCTTCGACCAGTCGACCTCGGTTCAGACGGTTCGATTTTTCAGTCTACCATGTTCTATCCCTAATTAATACACTAGCTTTGCCCTTTGTGAAactataaataatttttcaGTCTACCATGATTATTTATGTAACTACAAGGTAATAAATATAGAATATAGAAGAAAAAACAAGTTTCCTTTGGGATAGAAGAAAAAGTTTTATCATTAGTGTACACATTACACAAAACAGAATATCCATAATGTAACAACCTGATCATGACCATGATcaacatttaaatttaaataaacatttttatgttttttttttcacgtAATGATTTTAATCTACAAGCAGGAAAGTTTATATTGAGAGATAtaactcatttttattttttctacaaaGGGAAAAGGCACAACAAcctgggaaaaaaaaaaagaagaaggcaGAGAAGGCTTAATTTCCTCATAGCTTTGAAGTGAAGCGGCTCAAGGAAGCTTCAATTGATCCATGTGGTTCATCTGTTGGCAGATACACATCATCCTCAAACTGCAAAACAAAACATCACCAccattttcatttctttaacaATACAAAAACCAATATCAATGTCTCGTAAAATGCTAAGAAGCACGGACAGTTTCATGCTCCATCACTTGTTGTCCAAGTATTTGACCAGACAGCAACTCTGTTCGTGTCGTGCTTCTTAGGTTAGAAGACTACTCAGAGTAACAATATATTTATCCTAATTCTGTGGCATAGTGCAAATGACCAAGTTAGGAATATTACTGTGGTGTTAGTAAGGTAATTAGCTGAGAAGTTAGCGTATTCGGTTATAAATAGAAAGGGAGCAGGAGGGAAGAGGGAATTGTTGAGTGACTGAGGCTTGGGTTAAGTTGCTCAAGAGGGGACAGGAGGTTCCAAGTGTCTACAAAATTAGTTATCTCATACTTCTTTATCGTTTATATTTCAATATGTTAACATATGAGATCAATagtttgtttatatttcaatatGTTAACATATGAGATCAATGGTTTGTTTATCCTATTTGTAATGGCTGAACTTATAAGCCTCGGCTGATTTTGATGTTATGTTTTAAGGAAATGATAAGAGACCGATAAGGGGGTATCAACCTAGTTGATATGTTTGGGTGTGTCTGCTGCTCCTAGTTATGCTTTATGCTTTACGCTCTTTGTATAATCCTCATGTACTTAAAACATTAGTCTCTTTCATTTTACATCTATATGAACAGACttgtttccttttaaaaaaaaaatgtaagcaTATGAGATTGTTTCATGACAAGTTCACTATATATAATTGAAACTGACAGCTGCGATTTCAACCAACCTAGTAGCAAGATTTATCACATTAAAAGGATTGTGGTTTAATGATGAAATTTTATGTTCTAGTCTTAATTCTAATGAGGAACTGATGGCCGGGAAACAACAAAAACGAGGCAAAtggaagaatttgaaaattctGGAGCAAAATAAGAATGAAATGTAATCAAAAGTTAATAGAACAATTTTCACTATCTCTAGAGATGATGCAAGAATATGCTTCTTTGAGGAAATAAAGTAACacatgattaaaaaaaaaactgaattGGGAACACTCTAATACTGACAATTAAGATAGCAAGAACCAAACAGAACTTATTAGAGTCCGCAAGCAGAGTTGTAAAGAGATTACCATCGAAAAGGAAAAGGTAACCTTTGTAAGGAGATTCCTACCTTAACGATACTCTGATTATCTTTAGTTGATATGTTGACAGGTAAGAAGTGGAGATTTGGCATTTTCAGCTTCACTGATGATATAACTTGGAACCTAAAATATTGAAAATCCAAAAGTTGTTTTCAGAGAAATTAAAACCTACAAACAGGGAGTTAAAAAAATCTGTGGAATTCAGTGTGATTGTGCATTCACGTGCAAGTGGGAGGAATGAGAGAAGGACCTGCTGAGGACATTCTTTGCCATTTCATAAAGAGTGTATTGCACAGATGGGCTATAAACTCCCTCTTTTGGAGGACCAAAGAAGGTGTCAACTAATACTTTTTTCACGTCAAGGTATGTTTCTGTGAAGTAACCCTGGTTTTTGGGGATACCATAGAGAGATTCAAACGAATACCTGCATCAAAGTATAAAAAGTTTGATTGTGAAACCAGAATAGCTAGAAGCTTTGTGAGATGTATAAGTTCTCAGTCAAAAGTCCAATCGATAGAAAATATACCTCCATGAAGCAGATACTTCGGTGGCTAATATCCTCTCTCGTGTCTCAGGAAGAGCTGTGTACTTATCCCTGTGAAATCGCTCAAAACCCGACTGCTTGCACGATGTAGTTTAGAGAAAGAATCAGGAGAAACATAATATATCTAAACCGCATCTACAAGTATTAAGTTTCTTTAAATTTTCATCTGCTATGCATTCTACCAGTTGATCAAATGCCAACTCTTCATTAGAAGATGTTACCCCAGGATACACCATCCTCCTTAAGTTATCAATTTGGTATCATTTGGTTTTGGTGTTTAAAACTAGGATTGTTTTCTCACAATTTCTTAGTCATGGTTTTCATGTCAAATTctagaaacaaaaacaagtgTTCGAAAACTATTTCTTTAGTTTTCAAATTGTTGATATATCTCAAATTATTTGCTCATATTGCCTGAATGCAAGGACAATTTCTAACTATATATGGACACTACTGAGTGCCCTTGGACAATTTCAGGGTACTTCTCCTTAAGCTTGATTAGATTAGAATATGAAGGGTGGGGTTCAGGATTCGAATTGTTTAATGCTGATCAAGAACAAAGATAAATGATTCAAaacaattgttcaaattaggtagACGATGCTGAAGTGGCTTCGTTGACTAATggagaaaataaaatagtttcaatattatAAATAGATGAGGCCAGATCCAAATAAGAAAAGTGTTAGACAAGGCCTAGTCCAAACAAAATCCCAATTTCTAGAAGTATCAACTGTTAAGTATTAAAATATTCTACATGAATTATTTTTAGGAGATGTTCAAAGTATATCGAGTTAgaatatatgagaaaaaggtGTCATTATAAAGAATAGTCCAGAAAGACATTTGTGGCCACTAGATAATGAATGCATTGACAAAATGAGAAAGGTTTAAATACGCATAGCATAGAAACAGTGTGGAGATCTTTTTATATTTAGCATCGACAAAAACATAAATAGTTCATGAAATGGATTTTGAATGTGTATTAAAAAGAGAATCTTAAATGAACAGTAGGTTGTACAATTAAGTCCTTGAGTTCAAAAACTATGTATATAAAAGAGTAGACTTACTTGAGTTGTCTTCAGCAAAGACAGTCCTTCAATACCAGAGCTCACTTGTAAAACACCTGACTTCTTAGATATCACCTCTGTTGTGTGCTTTCCAGATCCAAGTTTGAAGCCTTCGATCGAAAGTtcaaattaaagaagaaaataaggaTAAAAATAAGAACTCGGGAGACAAGTGGCTATTATCTAGATTCGGAAAAAATACCCACATGCCCAATTCTATTACGTTAAAATAGATACATGGTTTACCAAAAATATGTGCATTAAAGCAAGAGATGTACAGAAAAGTTGACTGGAATAAGCCTTCTGCTCCACAAACAAAAGTCTAAGATACAAAATTTCAAGTCTAAGTGATTTCTTATTCTAGGTACGTAGTAAAAAATTTAGAACTGAAAGACCAAAGAGAACAGATGTTAAGAATTTTGCACACACTGTAAAACCTAAAAGATAGGGTTGTGTATGTTAAAATTTGTTGATATCCCTCTACTCAATTTATCTTTAGTTATGCTGCACATAAAATTTTCACcctattaaaaaaatttcttgcGTTGACTTTAACACCAGAAGACTCTCGCCAAGGATCCAAATCCTTTTTATCATCACGAGAGGCGCAAGAGAAGAACTCACTTGAGAAGGGTTTCAAGAAATAAAGttaaacaaaattcacaatcaTTTAAACCCCTTTTGAGTTATTTAAACTAAATATTTTGACATTGAAAAGGTTGAATATAATGATAAAAGTCAATTCTCAGAAAAGAGGTTTCTAAAGTTCGTCTATAAGAACTCAGAATAATTTACTGGTCAGCCTTTCCAAAAATGAACAGCTAACCATGGTTGTGTGGTTGACCATTGACAGATACACGCTCCCATGACTTTTCTGCAATCTTCACTATCGCAGTAGTAACCTACAAAATTAGTTACACATATTGGAGAACATCTTTGGAGTTATTAACTTTCAGCACCAAGTAATAAGAAAGAGATCCCAAAAGTGTGCATCGTGTACAATGAGGAGGAAAAGGGATTAGAGCAGAAGATTCCGAAAGATAATAAGTTTGAAGGAAGCAGGAAATTCTTTTGTGAAAGTTAGTGGTATGTAGGTGTTTACTCTATCCTGGCAATATGCAATTAATTCAGTGGACTGATAATTAATCAGTACTGCATGCATCTGGAAAACATCTCAATGGCATATAGATgtggaggaaaaataaaatgctATGGTCATATCGGTGCATGTttgtaatattaaaatatatagtCTAAAGAGATCTAGAATAGCAGACTGACAAatctttttgtttttactttttttcatTTACCACTTGAAGAACAAGGTTTTTGATTCAGAAAGAAGGTAGGTAATCCACCAAAAAGACCCCTCAAATTATGCAGAAAATGCATCACTAACTGTAGGAGCTTGATGACACAACAGTTCAATGACTTGATTTTTCTATAGGGCTAAAAGTTAACTAGTTTAAATTGAAAATACAATGGTTCCACTTGAACAGCAAAATTTTGTCATCTATGGCGTAGCAAGTAAAAACAAATACAATGAGTTCCGCAATGGATTATTAAGTGATGTACTGCACGAGAATAAAATAGTGGaagctttcttttccttcttaaaTTGTAGTTGCAAGAAGAGATATACTACACTGCAGGCACAAGCGGAGTTAGTTTCAATGAGCAAAGTAACAT
This window encodes:
- the LOC103489372 gene encoding uricase-2; translated protein: MAPDDAVVVVNGLNFEQRHGKERVRVARVWRAKGGRHFIVEWSVGISLLSDCVAAYVSDDNSDIVATDTMKNTVYAKAKECSDQTSVEDFAILLAKHFTSYYNQVTTAIVKIAEKSWERVSVNGQPHNHGFKLGSGKHTTEVISKKSGVLQVSSGIEGLSLLKTTQSGFERFHRDKYTALPETRERILATEVSASWRYSFESLYGIPKNQGYFTETYLDVKKVLVDTFFGPPKEGVYSPSVQYTLYEMAKNVLSRFQVISSVKLKMPNLHFLPVNISTKDNQSIVKFEDDVYLPTDEPHGSIEASLSRFTSKL
- the LOC103489378 gene encoding nudix hydrolase 26, chloroplastic; its protein translation is MALNRYVVFSHSLFHYRRPPPFFSSALRSTSSSMEAPPAGYRKNVGICLINPSKKIFAASRLDIPDAWQMPQGGVDEGEDPRSAAIRELREETGVKSADIIAEVPYWVTYDFPPQVREKLRQQWGSDWKGQAQKWFLLKLTGSDEEINLLGDGTEKAEFGEWSWMSPEEVVERAVDFKKPVYKDVLTVFKPHLD
- the LOC103489373 gene encoding uncharacterized protein LOC103489373, with protein sequence MDADHRPNDHPFPNPNQPHRFKCHLSPIHFSSILILLLAISFFAFPKTNFYKSQSSKLTNLLKTSNQPPGLNPLCVLWMAPFLSGGGYSSEAWSYILALRHHITNPGFRLVIRQHGDLESVDFWEGLPESVRNLAIELHRTRCRMNETVVICHSEPGAWNPPLFETLPCPPGAYRKFKSVIGRTMFETDRVTQEHVNRCNVMDYVWVPSEFHVSTFVESGVDPSKIVKVVQPVDVNFFDPLKYKPFSLESVGTLVLGGNNFEEVRLVEKKRFVFLSIFKWEFRKGWDLLLEAYLKEFSKKDEVGLFLLTNPYHTESDFGNKILDFVENSDLQMPLSGWAPVYVVDIHIPQTDLPRVYKAADAFVLPSRGEGWGRPLVEAMAMSLPVIATNWSGPTEFLTDENSYPLPVERMSEVKEEPFKGHMWAEPSISKLQVLMREVTINVEEAKDKGRRAREDMINRFSPDIVADIVHRQIENIFHEKR